In one window of Chiloscyllium plagiosum isolate BGI_BamShark_2017 chromosome 44, ASM401019v2, whole genome shotgun sequence DNA:
- the LOC122543590 gene encoding zinc finger protein 585A-like, giving the protein MQIHRILNSERKTTIHIEEKHALSVCGGVNEGSSEMSKRQRSHTGERLWKCGDCGKGFLYPSQLEMHQRSHTGEKPFTCSDCGMGFSQSSSLRIHQRVHTGERPFTCSHCGMGFSQSSSLRIHQRSHTGEKPFTCSNCGKGFASSSSLRKHQRVCTGERPFTCSECGKAFTRSSILLEHQHVHSVERPFACSDCGKAFAQSSKLLIHQRAHSRERLFTCSECGNGFTHSSNLPENHTVYTREKLFTCSTCGMEFAPSSSPQIHQLVHTGERPFICSVCGKGFTRSSHVLRHQQVHTGERAFSCSVCGKGFTQSSHLLVHQRVHTEEKPFNCSWCGKRFTQSSTLQIHQRVHTGERPFTCSLCGKRFTQSSNLLKHQRVHTGKRPFICSECGKGFICSSELLEHQRVHTGEKPFICSNCGKGFTKSSNLRRHEQVHTGEKQSLR; this is encoded by the coding sequence gattttgaacagTGAAAGAAAAACTACCATTCACATCGAGGAGAAACACGCATTGTCCGTGTGCGGAGGAGTGAATGAAGGTTCGTCGGAAATGTCCAAACGCCagcgcagtcacactggggagagactgtggaaatgtggggattgtgggaagggatttcTTTACCCATCCCAGCTGGAAATGCACCaacgcagtcacactggggagaagccattcacctgctctgattgTGGGATGGGATTCAGTCAGTCATCCAGCCTGCGGAtccaccagcgagttcacactggggagagaccattcacttgcTCCCACTGTGGGATGGGTTTCAGTCAGTCATCCAGCCTGCGGATACACCaacgcagtcacactggggagaaaccgttCACTTGTTCCAATTGTGGAAAGGGATTTGCTTCATCGTCCAGCCTGCGGAAACACCAACGCGTTTGcactggagagagaccattcacctgttcTGAATGTGGGAAAGCATTCACTCGCTCGTCTATATTGCTAGAACATCAACATGTTCACTCTGTAGAGAGACCATTTGCTTGCTCAGATTGTGGGAAAGCATTCGCTCAGTCGTCCAAACTGCTGATACACCAACGAGCTCACAGTAGAGAGAGACTATTCACCTGCTCTGAATGTGGGAATGGATTCACTCATTCATCTAATCTACCAGAGAACCACACAGTTTATACTAGAGAGAAACTATTCACCTGCTCCACTTGTGGGATGGAATTTGCTCCATCATCCAGTCCGCAGATACATCAGCtcgttcacactggagagagaccattcaTTTGCTCTgtgtgtggaaagggattcactCGGTCATCCCACGTGCTGAGACATCAGCAGGTTCACACGGGGGAGAGAGCATTCagctgctcagtgtgtgggaaaggatttacTCAGTCATCCCACCTGCTggtacaccagcgagttcacactgaaGAGAAACCGTTCAACTGCTCCTGGTGTGGGAAgcgattcactcagtcatccaccTTGCAGATACACCAGCGAGTTCatactggggagagaccatttacCTGCTCCCTGTGTGGGAAACGATTTACTCAGTCCTCCaacctgctgaaacaccagcgggttcacactgggaaGAGACCATTCATCTGTTCTGAATGTGGAAAAGGATTCATTTGTTCATCGGAACTACTGGAACACCAGCGAGTTCATACTGGAGAGAAGCCATTCATCTGTTCCAATTGTGGAAAGGGATTTACCAAATCATCCAACCTGCGGAGACATGAgcaagttcacactggggagaaacagTCACTCAGATAA